From a region of the Monodelphis domestica isolate mMonDom1 chromosome 8, mMonDom1.pri, whole genome shotgun sequence genome:
- the ANKZF1 gene encoding ankyrin repeat and zinc finger domain-containing protein 1 isoform X1, with product MPPDPVRVPPPASVSIFDLGAGARLLEGLRLVGRARGAALVPAGSESEKETRLREQVYKGQTEVSERMFCSACVQSFQSRQDQREHYRLDWHRFNLKQRLKGQLSLSAHEFEKQSCSGDLSSISGSDDSNSSSDSDTENVESKGLDPLDVEGAELGRPDPLQGFHPHRVLFQNAQGQFLSAYRCLLGPRQDPEEEAELLLKALQAGGPQCCVVLMAAAGHFAGAIFRGRDVVTHKTFHRYTVRARRGTAQGLQDARAGGSRSAGANLRRYNEAALFKEVRELLAGPGWAGPLGEAGTILLRAPRSGRALFFGGRGAPLQRGDPRLWHIPLATRRPTFRELQRVLQALAMVHIHGEDPREMARLDSPQTDWKVKSQKKTNIQEKDPGGNEEVLGLSGSEGECSPPVELELVELTLGTLDLREFELLPKRRRRKRKKKSQEVAAGVDTALQSPQETVSLPQIVQENMVPLQPSLEEVGITGQQELWDTLWTACRAGDLGTLKHQLEALPSDTRIYSMLSAPLGSGGWTLLHAAAAAGRSLVVQLLLESGADPTIRDSCARPPYTVAADKMTRNEFRKFMGKNPDAHDYSKAQVPGPLTAEMEAHGAARRREQKAARRLREEQRRKQQEHEKHEQEEQQRFAALSDREKRALAAERRLAAQMGTQTPRYGGAVGFVGHLFWGLSPFTTLTSPFALHGVYRSIEGEDHSLDLSLPLSRPMVGE from the exons ATGCCGCCCGACCCGGTTCGAGTCCCGCCTCCGGCCTCGGTGTCCATATTTGATCTCGGTGCGGGTGCCCGGCTCCTGGAGGGCCTTCGCCTCGTGGGCCGAGCGCGGGGTGCGGCCTTGGTCCCGGCGGGTTCAG AGTCAGAAAAAGAAACCAGGCTCAGGGAGCAGGTGTACAAGGGGCAAACCGAAGTGTCTGAGCGAATGTTTTGCTCAGCCTGTGTCCAGTCCTTCCAGAGCCGCCAGGATCAG AGGGAGCATTACAGATTGGATTGGCATCGTTTCAATCTGAAGCAGCGACTGAAGGGTCAGCTTTCCCTTTCGGCCCATGAATTCGAGAAGCAGAGCTGTTCAG GAGACCTCTCCAGCATCTCTGGTTCAGATGATTCCAACTCCAGCTCCGACTCAGACACAGAAAATGTGGAGTCAAAGGGCTTAGATCCGTTGGATGTGGAAGGGGCAGAGCTAGGAAGACCAGACCCCCTCCAGGGCTTTCACCCACACCGGGTCCTCTTCCAAAATGCTCAGGGCCAGTTTCTCTCTGCCTATCGATGTCTCCTGGGGCCTCGGCAG GACCCCGAAGAGGAGGCAGAGTTGCTATTGAAGGCCTTACAGGCTGGAGGTCCTCAATGCTGTGTGGTACTCATGGCAGCAGCTGGTCACTTTGCTGGTGCCATCTTCAGAGG GAGAGACGTAGTGACACACAAAACATTTCACCGGTACACTGTCCGGGCACGGCGGGGAACAGCCCAAGGACTTCAGGATGCCCGTGCTGGAGGTTCTCGGTCTGCTGGAGCCAACTTGAGGCGATACAATGAAGCTGCACTATTCAAG GAGGTTCGAGAACTGCTGGCAGGGCCAGGCTGGGCAGGGCCACTGGGGGAGGCAGGGACTATACTGCTTCGAGCCCCCCGATCTGGCCGGGCTCTCTTCTTCGGGGGCCGTGGAGCACCACTGCAGCGGGGGGATCCCCGTCTCTGGCATATTCCCCTCGCTACCCGTAGACCTACCTTCCGAGAACTTCAGCGTGTGCTTCAGGCGCTGGCCATGGTGCACATTCATG GAGAAGACCCAAGGGAAATGGCCAGATTGGATTCACCACAGACTGATTGGAAAGtgaaaagtcagaaaaagacCAACATTCAGGAGAAGGATCCAGGTGGTAATGAGGAGGTCCTTGGGCTAAGTG GGTCTGAAGGAGAATGCAGCCCCCCTGTGGAGCTAGAGCTGGTGGAATTGACACTGGGAACCCTGGATCTTCGTGAGTTTGAATTATTGCCCAAgcggagaagaagaaaaaggaagaagaagagccAGGAGGTTGCGGCTGGAGTAGACACAGCTTTACAATCCCCCCAAGAAACTGTGTCCCTTCCACAGATAGTCCAGGAAAACATGGTTCCTCTGCAACCTTCCCTGGAGGAGGTTGGAATCACAGGGCAGCAAGAGCTGTGGGATACTCTCTGGACAGCCTGTCGGGCAGGGGATCTTGGAACCCTGAAGCACCAGCTGGAGGCTCTCCCCTCGGACACTAGAATCTACTCTATGCTCAGTGCCCCATTGGGCTCTGGTGGTTGGACCCTATTACATGCAGCAGCTGCAGCTGGCAGGAGCCTAGTAGTCCAACTACTGCTGGAGAGTGGTGCTGATCCCACCATCAG GGATTCCTGTGCTCGGCCCCCATACACAGTTGCAGCTGACAAAATGACACGGAATGAATTCCGCAAGTTCATGGGGAAGAATCCAGATGCGCACGATTACAGCAAGGCCCAA GTCCCAGGGCCCCTGACAGCAGAGATGGAGGCACATGGAGCTGCTCGGAGGAGGGAGCAGAAGGCGGCAAGGCGCCTCCGGGAGGAGCAGCGACGAAAACAGCAGGAGCATGAGAAGCATGAGCAAGAGGAACAGCAGAGATTCGCTGCTCTCAGTGACCGTGAGAAG AGAGCTTTGGCTGCTGAAAGAAGGCTAGCTGCCCAGATGGGAACTCAGACTCCCAGGTATGGAG gcgCTGTTGGGTTTGTGGGGCATCTCTTCTGGGGCTTGTCCCCTTTCACTACCTTGacttctccttttgctctacacGGTGTCTACAGGAGCATCGAAGGGGAAGACCACTCTCTTGATCTCTCATTACCCCTGTCCAGGCCCATGGTGGGGGAATGA
- the ANKZF1 gene encoding ankyrin repeat and zinc finger domain-containing protein 1 isoform X2 has product MPPDPVRVPPPASVSIFDLGAGARLLEGLRLVGRARGAALVPAGSESEKETRLREQVYKGQTEVSERMFCSACVQSFQSRQDQREHYRLDWHRFNLKQRLKGQLSLSAHEFEKQSCSGDLSSISGSDDSNSSSDSDTENVESKGLDPLDVEGAELGRPDPLQGFHPHRVLFQNAQGQFLSAYRCLLGPRQDPEEEAELLLKALQAGGPQCCVVLMAAAGHFAGAIFRGRDVVTHKTFHRYTVRARRGTAQGLQDARAGGSRSAGANLRRYNEAALFKEVRELLAGPGWAGPLGEAGTILLRAPRSGRALFFGGRGAPLQRGDPRLWHIPLATRRPTFRELQRVLQALAMVHIHGEDPREMARLDSPQTDWKVKSQKKTNIQEKDPGGNEEVLGLSGSEGECSPPVELELVELTLGTLDLREFELLPKRRRRKRKKKSQEVAAGVDTALQSPQETVSLPQIVQENMVPLQPSLEEVGITGQQELWDTLWTACRAGDLGTLKHQLEALPSDTRIYSMLSAPLGSGGWTLLHAAAAAGRSLVVQLLLESGADPTIRDSCARPPYTVAADKMTRNEFRKFMGKNPDAHDYSKAQVPGPLTAEMEAHGAARRREQKAARRLREEQRRKQQEHEKHEQEEQQRFAALSDREKRALAAERRLAAQMGTQTPRRCWVCGASLLGLVPFHYLDFSFCSTRCLQEHRRGRPLS; this is encoded by the exons ATGCCGCCCGACCCGGTTCGAGTCCCGCCTCCGGCCTCGGTGTCCATATTTGATCTCGGTGCGGGTGCCCGGCTCCTGGAGGGCCTTCGCCTCGTGGGCCGAGCGCGGGGTGCGGCCTTGGTCCCGGCGGGTTCAG AGTCAGAAAAAGAAACCAGGCTCAGGGAGCAGGTGTACAAGGGGCAAACCGAAGTGTCTGAGCGAATGTTTTGCTCAGCCTGTGTCCAGTCCTTCCAGAGCCGCCAGGATCAG AGGGAGCATTACAGATTGGATTGGCATCGTTTCAATCTGAAGCAGCGACTGAAGGGTCAGCTTTCCCTTTCGGCCCATGAATTCGAGAAGCAGAGCTGTTCAG GAGACCTCTCCAGCATCTCTGGTTCAGATGATTCCAACTCCAGCTCCGACTCAGACACAGAAAATGTGGAGTCAAAGGGCTTAGATCCGTTGGATGTGGAAGGGGCAGAGCTAGGAAGACCAGACCCCCTCCAGGGCTTTCACCCACACCGGGTCCTCTTCCAAAATGCTCAGGGCCAGTTTCTCTCTGCCTATCGATGTCTCCTGGGGCCTCGGCAG GACCCCGAAGAGGAGGCAGAGTTGCTATTGAAGGCCTTACAGGCTGGAGGTCCTCAATGCTGTGTGGTACTCATGGCAGCAGCTGGTCACTTTGCTGGTGCCATCTTCAGAGG GAGAGACGTAGTGACACACAAAACATTTCACCGGTACACTGTCCGGGCACGGCGGGGAACAGCCCAAGGACTTCAGGATGCCCGTGCTGGAGGTTCTCGGTCTGCTGGAGCCAACTTGAGGCGATACAATGAAGCTGCACTATTCAAG GAGGTTCGAGAACTGCTGGCAGGGCCAGGCTGGGCAGGGCCACTGGGGGAGGCAGGGACTATACTGCTTCGAGCCCCCCGATCTGGCCGGGCTCTCTTCTTCGGGGGCCGTGGAGCACCACTGCAGCGGGGGGATCCCCGTCTCTGGCATATTCCCCTCGCTACCCGTAGACCTACCTTCCGAGAACTTCAGCGTGTGCTTCAGGCGCTGGCCATGGTGCACATTCATG GAGAAGACCCAAGGGAAATGGCCAGATTGGATTCACCACAGACTGATTGGAAAGtgaaaagtcagaaaaagacCAACATTCAGGAGAAGGATCCAGGTGGTAATGAGGAGGTCCTTGGGCTAAGTG GGTCTGAAGGAGAATGCAGCCCCCCTGTGGAGCTAGAGCTGGTGGAATTGACACTGGGAACCCTGGATCTTCGTGAGTTTGAATTATTGCCCAAgcggagaagaagaaaaaggaagaagaagagccAGGAGGTTGCGGCTGGAGTAGACACAGCTTTACAATCCCCCCAAGAAACTGTGTCCCTTCCACAGATAGTCCAGGAAAACATGGTTCCTCTGCAACCTTCCCTGGAGGAGGTTGGAATCACAGGGCAGCAAGAGCTGTGGGATACTCTCTGGACAGCCTGTCGGGCAGGGGATCTTGGAACCCTGAAGCACCAGCTGGAGGCTCTCCCCTCGGACACTAGAATCTACTCTATGCTCAGTGCCCCATTGGGCTCTGGTGGTTGGACCCTATTACATGCAGCAGCTGCAGCTGGCAGGAGCCTAGTAGTCCAACTACTGCTGGAGAGTGGTGCTGATCCCACCATCAG GGATTCCTGTGCTCGGCCCCCATACACAGTTGCAGCTGACAAAATGACACGGAATGAATTCCGCAAGTTCATGGGGAAGAATCCAGATGCGCACGATTACAGCAAGGCCCAA GTCCCAGGGCCCCTGACAGCAGAGATGGAGGCACATGGAGCTGCTCGGAGGAGGGAGCAGAAGGCGGCAAGGCGCCTCCGGGAGGAGCAGCGACGAAAACAGCAGGAGCATGAGAAGCATGAGCAAGAGGAACAGCAGAGATTCGCTGCTCTCAGTGACCGTGAGAAG AGAGCTTTGGCTGCTGAAAGAAGGCTAGCTGCCCAGATGGGAACTCAGACTCCCAG gcgCTGTTGGGTTTGTGGGGCATCTCTTCTGGGGCTTGTCCCCTTTCACTACCTTGacttctccttttgctctacacGGTGTCTACAGGAGCATCGAAGGGGAAGACCACTCTCTTGA